GCGGCGCGGGCGAGGTGCTGCTCACCAGCATCGACCGGGACGGGGCGCGCACGGGCTACGACCTGGACCTGACCCGTGCGGTGGCGGAGGCCGTGGACGTGCCCGTCATCGCCTCCGGAGGCGCGGGCCGCGCGGAGCACGTGCGCGATGCCCTGACCCTGGGCGCCGCGGACGCGGCGCTCGTCGCCGGTATCCTTCACGACGGCCTCACCACGGTGGGCGCCTTGAAGTCCCTGTTGAACGACAACGGCATCGCCATCCGGAGCACGACATGAACGCGGACCCGCGAGACTTGATGGAGGCCGCCGCCGACGTGGCGCGCAAGGCCGGTGACGTGGCGCTGGACTTCTTCCGGCGCGGCATCGCCGTGGACACCAAGAGCGACGGCACGCCCGTGACGGTGGCGGACCGCACCGCCGAGTGGACCGCCCGCGAATGGTTGGAGGCGCGCTTCCCCGAGGACGGCATCCTGGGCGAGGAGTTCGGCGAGTCCCGGCCGGGCGCGAAGCGCCGGTGGATATTGGATCCCATCGACGGCACGAAGACGTTCATCCGGGGCGTACCGCTGTGGGGCACGCTGGTCGCAGTGGCGGAAGGGGAGACCATCCTCGCGGGCGCGGCCTACTTCCCGGCCGTGAACGAGCTGGTCGTCGCGTCCCCGGGCCTGGGCTGTTTCTGGAACGGATCCGCGGCGCGCGTGTCGGATCAGGACTCGCTGGCGCAGTCCGTGGTGCTCGTCACCGACGAGCGCTTCCTCCAGAACCCCGCGAAGGGCGCGGCGTGGAAGGAGCTGTCGCGGCAGGCGTCCCTCTCCCGCACGTGGGGCGACTGCTACGGCTATCTCCTCGTCGCCACCGGCCGCGCGGAGGTCATGGTGGACGAAGGACTGTCGCCCTGGGACGCGGCGGCCCTGCAGCCCATCATCGAGGAGGCCGGCGGCGTCTTCACCGACTGGAAGGGCACGCGCACGGCGTTCGGCGGTGATGGCATCGCCACCAACGCTGCGCTGTCCAAGCGCGTGCGCGAGGTGCTGCGCTCGGGAGTCCAGCCATGACGTTGGAGCTCTCCCGGTTGAACTTCGACAAGGGCCAGGGGCTGGTGATGGTGGTGACGCAGGACGCGAGCACCGGCGACGTGCTGATGGTGGCGCACGCCGACCGCGAGGCGCTGGAGCGCACGCTCGCCACGGGTGAGATGCACTACCGCTCCCGTACGCGCGGCCTCTGGCACAAGGGCGCCACCAGCGGGAACACCCAGAAGGTCGTCTCACTCACCGCGGATTGCGACGGAGACGCCGTGCTCGCGCG
The sequence above is a segment of the Corallococcus exiguus genome. Coding sequences within it:
- the hisN gene encoding histidinol-phosphatase, giving the protein MNADPRDLMEAAADVARKAGDVALDFFRRGIAVDTKSDGTPVTVADRTAEWTAREWLEARFPEDGILGEEFGESRPGAKRRWILDPIDGTKTFIRGVPLWGTLVAVAEGETILAGAAYFPAVNELVVASPGLGCFWNGSAARVSDQDSLAQSVVLVTDERFLQNPAKGAAWKELSRQASLSRTWGDCYGYLLVATGRAEVMVDEGLSPWDAAALQPIIEEAGGVFTDWKGTRTAFGGDGIATNAALSKRVREVLRSGVQP